The genome window TTACTCTTAATCGCTATATTAGCGGCAAGGGTCAACGCAAAAGCTGTTTTACCAACAGATGGACGTGCACCAATAACGATCATTTCTGATTTTTGAAAGCCTGTTGTCATGGCATCAAGCTCATCAAATCCAGAAGGCACACCGGTAAAGTCTCCCTTCTGAGAATATCGTTGCTCAATGGCAAAGATGGCTTCTTTGATAACATCTCCGGCCGATTTTATGGAGTCGACTGATCTTTTATCATTGATGTCAAAAACCTGACGTTCCACTTCTTCCAAAATTTCTGCAGTATCTTTTGAATCATCATGAGCCTGCTGATGCATATCGGCGCTAATTGATAACAAACGACGCCTGATACTGCATTCCTGGACGATTTTGGAATAGTATTCAATATTTGCGGTTGTAGGGACAGAAGAGGTCAGACTGGAGACATAGGCAACACCGCCTGATTTTTCTAGAAGCGCTTCTGACTTAAGCTCTTCTACAAGAGTGAGGAGGTCAACTCCACTACCCCTTTTCTCCAGTTGCTCAATAGCATGAAAGATATACTGATGAGCTGTTCTAAAAAAATCCCCGACCCCCAGATACATTCGAACAGTATCCAAGGCGTCGAGAGAAAAATTAATGAGGAGTGCCCCCAATACCGCCGATTCAGCATCTTCGTTATAGGGGGGTACTTTATCTTTCAGGGAACCTGAATCCATAAGCTCCTGCGATTAATTATCAGTTTCTTCTGCGGATGAATCTTCGACGGCTTCAGATTCATTAACTTCTGTGGCAACAGCTTCTTCTGCAACAACAGCTTCTTCTGCTTTCACATCATCCTTACGAGAAGATCTTGACTCAGAACCTTCGGTTTGAACACCATTAACGGTCACCTTAAGATCTGCAGATTCTCCTCCGTAAAGTTTTACCTTTACAGTATAGGTTCCTGTCAGTTTGATTGAATTTCCGGCAATTTCTACCTTTTTCTTCTCAATAACAAGACCAATTTTATTCAATTCATCAACGATAGTAGCGGCGGTAACAGCTCCGAAAAGCTTACCCTTTTCACCAGCGGGCATATCAATAACCAGAGTCTCATTGCTCAATCGCTCTTTGATACCCATGGCATCTTTTCGTTTTGTCTCTTTTCTTTTTTCAATAGCAACTTTCTTCTGCTCAAACATATTCAGGTTAGCTTTGTTGTATTGAACAGCCAATTTCTTGGGGATAAGGTAGTTTCTGGCATAACCATCGGCTACAACCTTAACATCCCCTTCCTCTCCAAGACTGGACATATCCTGATTTAATATAATCTTCATGGATTTACTCCTTGTCAAATAGTCTGTAATTTATCCAGAGTTCGGATACACCGAGCCCTGCCGTTAATATCAATAGCACCAGATTTACGCCTGGTATAACAATCAGAAATCCTGAGGTCATAAGCATGAGTCTCTGCGTATGACGGGGAAGACTTCTTCTATTTAAATAAGACTGAATGATACCGATTCCTCTGATGGCATAGGCCCCGGCGGAAATCAGGATGATATTGGTAACAGCATAATAGGGAAGTATTCCCAAAATATGGATATTTCGTACCATCATCAGCTTATTTACTAAGAAAAGGGTCAATGGAATGAATAGAAACCATACCCAGACTTCAGGCAGATCCCAATTCTCCGATTTTCTTTCCGTTACAGCCCCTGAGGACTTGCTCACGACTTTCATGCCCATCCAATAGCTAAAGGCAATAAAGAAGAAATACCAGACTAATCCCGTACTTCCTGCAAGATCCTGTAGAATGAGAAACAGTGTTTCACCATCCAGGGCTGCGTCACCCATGACTCCACTAATATTCAGCTCGTTGCTGACCAGTAGGATCTGATTGAGTGACATGATCATCTGTTCTCTTAGTCCTTGAGCCAGCGGCCATAAAAGCAGGCTTAACGCGGCTGCTCCGGCGGTAATGAAAGCAATTCGAACAGGCAGGGTAAAACCCTTTAGTTCAAAATTACAAACATAAAGGCCCGCGACGGCCAGAAACAGAATATATCCATCAACATAGACAAAACCAAGAGCCTCTAAAGGAATCAGCACTGTGGTCCTGAATGAAAGAATCAAAAAAATTGAAATCACAGAAGAGATTAAGAAGATTTTCCTATTTCTGCCCGCTGCAGAAAACTGCAGTGGAATGGCAAAAAAGGGGGAGAGGATACCCACATTATACAGCAGAGCCGTAATGAGCGAGATGCCTGTTATCTTCCCTATCTTTCCGGTTTCCAAATCACATCCCCAAAACTATTTTGTTACAAAAGGAAGAAGAGCCAAAGCTCTGGATCTCTTGACTTCTGTTGTTAGCATTCTCTGATGTTTAGCACAGGTTCCGGTAATTCTTCTGGGAAGGATTTTACCTCTTTCTGTGATGAAGCGACGCAGAGAGTCAGGTTTTTTGTAATCGACTTCCAATCCGTTCTTACAGAACTTGCATACTTTTTTCTTATAAAATGTTCTTCTGGGAGGTCTCATTCCTGAACCTCTGTCCTGACCACCGGATCTGGGTCCGGAAGGTCTTGCACCGTCAGAATTATCCTGTCCGGTTCCTTCATTCTGATTATCTTCAGACATGTCTTTTCTCCTATTTCATGAATTCAATATCCATTTATCACGACTGAATATCTTAGAATCAGTCCTCGTTTAAGCCTTGGTGTGCACCGCACTTCCAGAAGCTTATTTGCATTTGGTTATTCAGTTCCGCTTGTGTAATTTACTCAAACCGGTCCTATTGATAAACCAAGGGCCTAAAATGGTATATCATCCTCAAACCGGTCTGACTGTCCACCCGAACTTTTTTCAGGTTTACTGTAAGACTCAAAAGATTGAGAATTTCTGGAGGGGGCTGCTCCCTTGTTATTATTCTGATAGGAATTCTCTCCCATCTGACCCCTGTCATTTCTACTTCCCAGTAGCTGAATATCTGAGGCAGCGATAGTAACCTTGCTGCGTTTTACACCATCCTGCTCCCAACGATCTTGCCGGAGCTGGCCTTCAACAGCAATTTGTGTACCTTTTGAAAGATACTGAGCCAGAGCTTCTGCTCTTCGGCCGAATAGGGATATATCAAAAAAGTTGGCCTCATCAACCCATTGATCACCCTGTTTTCTACTACGGTTACTGGCCAGGCTGATATCAGCAATAGCCATACCACCGCTGGTATACTTCAATTCTGCGTCTCTAGTTAGTCTTCCGACGAGTACAACTCGGTTTATATCAGATGCCATAAGAACCCCTTACTTTTCTTTTTTAACGAAAAGATACTTGAGAAGAGATGTCTGAAGTTTCAGAGCATTTTCAATCTTAAGGATTCCTGCAGGATCTGCATCAATATTGAGCAGATGGTAATGACCGCGTTCTTCTTTATGAACGGGGTATGCTAGTAATCTGTCACCCAAATCTTCTTCGGATAGGGTTGTCACACCGTTTTTCTCAAAAATGTCTTTGACATTCTTAAGACCGGTAGGATAGTTGTCTTCCTTTACACGGAAAACTGCTGTAAATTCATAGGATCTCATTTAATCCTCCTTGCGGACTTATATGATTTACTCCTAGGGAGCAAATAAAGAGGCTGAGAAAAAATAGCATAAGTGCTGATTGATGTCAAGCTAAATGCCCATGTTGCCGAAACATATAATACAAAACCAGGATGGGGAGCAATAGATGAGCGAGAAGGTTCATTATGAAGACAATCTCTTTTATCTTCACACAGAAATATCCAATATTCAAAACGGATTAAAACTCTCAATTGACAGTGAGTTTTTTGCCAGTAGAATCATAAATCAGATCTTTGCGATTGATGCTATTCTGAATCGGCATTATCTCCTGCTCAAGGAAAACCCCTATCTGATCAGACGAAATGACTTTCTATTTTCCATTCAGAAACTAAAAACAAAACTATCAAAACTCATAGAAACAGTTGAAGAAAAAAAATCATTCTTTTCCGAAAAGGATACTGAACGTTTTCCAGAACTGAAAAGAAAAATGGCAGCCCATCTTATGGATGTCCAGAAAATTCGAAAAGAGATCAGCGAAAAGCTGGAAAGCTCTTCTGAAGATAGTTCCAGCCTCTCATCCAGTGAATATGAATTACTCATGCAATCTTCGGAAGAGTAAATCCTCTTCCAAAGATCTTAGTGCAAAAAGAGAAAGTTCATCTCAATTGGATTCCGGTGTATATTCATTACCTACTTTTCTGGCTCGAACAGGAGTATCCAGATCGATTCCCAATGAGAGACCGGTTTCTACAAGAAGATTCCAGCCTGCTGCCAATTCAACATAATTTTGAAAGTCTCCAGCCTCTGGAATAACGAGGCTGTGGGCAAAGGATGTTTTCCTAGGCGCAATAGAAATAATCTGAACCCCTACCCCGTCAGTCAGGCATTCTAAAAACTTAGCCTCCTCTTCTTCGAAGGGATCAACAATGATAAGAATATCACCAGGATTCATGACTTCTTCAATTCCATGAGCACCATAGGTACCTTCCAAGAAATCAGATTTCTTTCTGGTAATTTCATTTGTTTTAAGTGTGAGTTCTTCTGCTACACCATTATTTCGACCAGAAAAGTAAATCATATCAGCTTGGGCAATCAGTTGAATGACCGCAGGATCGATTTCCATTGATAGAGCCTGATCTACAGCTTTGGCAAGGGGATTAAGACCGTCCAGAGTCTTCCCTTCCAGGGCCGCTCTCAGCGCATCATAGAACAAGGCCTGTTCGGCAACGCTCTTTGTGGCAGCTACGGCATTTTCACTGCCACAGCTCAAAACATATGTTTCTTTGGAAAGAGACTCCAAAGCTGAATTCTTGGTGGCAGTCACAGCAAACAGGTCGGGATGATTATCACGGTTCAACTGATGGAAGAGCCGAATCAGCTCCTTTGTTTTGCCGGAATTTGAAGAGCCGAAAACAGGCTTATTCATCAGCATATACTCCATTGCCTGCGTAGACCCTTCTGTAAAAAATCTGGTTTTCTCTCCTTTCATCAAAGACTGGGCTATGGCTCTTTTAGCCGGGAAGATTCTGCTGGAACCTTCCCCGGTAAGAAATATATCTTCAGAAGCTGAGCTTGTCTTTAAAAAACGATCCAAATGGGGGACATTAAAATTCCTGATAAGCTCTGGGGTCTCCAACATTTCTCTACATAGGGCATATTTCTGATATTTTTCTTCTTGGTTCATTTTCTGTTCTCCATTCGAATATAGTCTTTTAACGTTTCCTGAATAAAGGGATCTTTTTGAAACCCGCCTCCCAGATGCTGCCAGAAACACTCTGCATATTCCACTCCGGATTTTTCTCCCAGTTCCCGACTGAATTTTCTCATTTCACCAAAAAAATCATCAATCTTGTGCATGTGCTTCATTAATAGTTTTTGAGACTCATGACATCCAAGCATTTCAAGCTTCTTATCAATAGTCGAACTTATATCCACATAAAAATGGGGAGCGGCAATGGGAAATCCCAATGGATCACTGAGGCTCATGGGAGCACTGTGATACAAAAGAGGCGTGATGGGCAACGGCTTCTCCTTTGAGGGGACATTGGGAAGGGATGAGATCATAGCCGCGGCATCACATATAGTGCCGGTTGCTCGATGATCTGTATGATAATCATTCAAAAGATGAGTGATGACAATTCCTGCTTCAGTCTTCCGGATAATATCGACCAGCCTGATTCTGACTTCAGCATTGTCAAAAACAAATCCGTCTCTTTGATCAAGACAGTAATAATCTGCCTCCAGTAGTGCAGCAGCATTGTGGGCTTCTTCCTTACGGATACGGGTAGTCTCTTCCTCATCACCGTTCATACCACCCAGACCTCCTGCTGTCATTGTGACAATGGAGATTTTAAAACCGGCTTCTTTAAGGAGTGCTAATGTACCGGCACACCAGGCTTCAGCATCGTCTGGATGAGCCTGAACCACTAGAATATTTTTTTTGAATTCGGTCATATCCTATTCCTTATAAAACTTATTTTCTAATGCGACGAACTGCGGTAGTGATGAGATTAGGGGAGTCATATAATTTAGAAATTCATCACTCACATCGTTCCCTCTTTCATTGATATACTCCCGGGGCATAGCCCTGGCCTTAACGGCAACATCCTCAAGGGCGGCCTGCCCTAGAGAAAAAGAACAATCCGGATTCCTTTTGATAGTGACCATAACAGCACTGGTTCCCCCACAGGCTAGCCGTACTGCCTCTTGACCGCATTTATATGCCATATCCAGGTCTTGGGGCTCAGACCTGTCGAAAGCACTCATAATGAGTGATTCTGTAATCTGAAATTCTCCGCGGGCCCCCTCTAAAGCATCAGTGAGGATTCTATGAACATTCAAGGCAACACTTGCCCCCCCCATGGCTCCAAATTCGGTATTATTAAACTTGTCTTTATTTTGAGAAGCGCTTACAGGAGTCCCGTCTTTATACAGCAGACCTTCACTGACTACGATAGAAACCCATCCATACTTCCTGATGCATTCTTTTGCATCCTCTATCATCTGTTCCGGCGCCAAGGGTCTTTCCGGACAATAGATAAGATGAGGGGCATCACCCTCTTTCTTTCTTGCAAGGGCTGTTGCTGCGGCAAGCCATCCGGCATCACGCCCGATGGTCTGATATATGACAAACTGATCCACCTTTTTCATATCCCGCGCCAAGACTCCCGCCTGGAGTACATTCAGGATATTGCTGCGGGCAGCAGATGGAAATCCCGGGGTATAATCTGTTCCGAATAAATCGTTATCAACAGTCTTGGGTATTCCAATTCCCCGGAGCTCATAGTTTTGTTCTCGGCAGTAGAGCTCTACCCTGTGTACCGTATCCATCGTATCGTTTCCACCAATAAGGAAAAAATAACGGATATTATATTTTTTTAAGATTTCAAGTATGACGGGAAAATCATCCTCTACCAGCTTATGACGGGAAGAACCCAGAGCTGAAGATGGAGTGCCTCTTAACCCCTTTATGACTTCAGGGCTCTGGGCACTTAGGTCAAAAAAATCTTCATTCATAAAACCTTCTATACCAAAATTCATACCAAGAATTTTAGTAATAGCCTCTTCTTCAAGAGCCTTCGATATGACTCCGGCAAGACTTGAATTTATTACTGATGTAGGGCCTCCTGACTGACCAACTACAGCTTTACCTTTCAACATGCGTACCTCCCT of Oceanispirochaeta crateris contains these proteins:
- the rpsR gene encoding 30S ribosomal protein S18 — translated: MRPPRRTFYKKKVCKFCKNGLEVDYKKPDSLRRFITERGKILPRRITGTCAKHQRMLTTEVKRSRALALLPFVTK
- the rpsF gene encoding 30S ribosomal protein S6, whose product is MRSYEFTAVFRVKEDNYPTGLKNVKDIFEKNGVTTLSEEDLGDRLLAYPVHKEERGHYHLLNIDADPAGILKIENALKLQTSLLKYLFVKKEK
- a CDS encoding diphosphate--fructose-6-phosphate 1-phosphotransferase codes for the protein MLKGKAVVGQSGGPTSVINSSLAGVISKALEEEAITKILGMNFGIEGFMNEDFFDLSAQSPEVIKGLRGTPSSALGSSRHKLVEDDFPVILEILKKYNIRYFFLIGGNDTMDTVHRVELYCREQNYELRGIGIPKTVDNDLFGTDYTPGFPSAARSNILNVLQAGVLARDMKKVDQFVIYQTIGRDAGWLAAATALARKKEGDAPHLIYCPERPLAPEQMIEDAKECIRKYGWVSIVVSEGLLYKDGTPVSASQNKDKFNNTEFGAMGGASVALNVHRILTDALEGARGEFQITESLIMSAFDRSEPQDLDMAYKCGQEAVRLACGGTSAVMVTIKRNPDCSFSLGQAALEDVAVKARAMPREYINERGNDVSDEFLNYMTPLISSLPQFVALENKFYKE
- a CDS encoding SIS domain-containing protein; its protein translation is MNQEEKYQKYALCREMLETPELIRNFNVPHLDRFLKTSSASEDIFLTGEGSSRIFPAKRAIAQSLMKGEKTRFFTEGSTQAMEYMLMNKPVFGSSNSGKTKELIRLFHQLNRDNHPDLFAVTATKNSALESLSKETYVLSCGSENAVAATKSVAEQALFYDALRAALEGKTLDGLNPLAKAVDQALSMEIDPAVIQLIAQADMIYFSGRNNGVAEELTLKTNEITRKKSDFLEGTYGAHGIEEVMNPGDILIIVDPFEEEEAKFLECLTDGVGVQIISIAPRKTSFAHSLVIPEAGDFQNYVELAAGWNLLVETGLSLGIDLDTPVRARKVGNEYTPESN
- the dnaB gene encoding replicative DNA helicase — its product is MDSGSLKDKVPPYNEDAESAVLGALLINFSLDALDTVRMYLGVGDFFRTAHQYIFHAIEQLEKRGSGVDLLTLVEELKSEALLEKSGGVAYVSSLTSSVPTTANIEYYSKIVQECSIRRRLLSISADMHQQAHDDSKDTAEILEEVERQVFDINDKRSVDSIKSAGDVIKEAIFAIEQRYSQKGDFTGVPSGFDELDAMTTGFQKSEMIVIGARPSVGKTAFALTLAANIAIKSKINCGFFTLEMTTLSVMQRLLSLQANINSNKIRTGLLKPSDFNSLTDAASSIYDAPLWIDDTPNMKLLDLRAQSRRMVSKFDVKIIFVDYLGLITFEDKRIPRHEQMAEVSRSLKALARELDIPIVALSQVGRQTEGKAPGLADLRESGAIEQDADVVMFLHRERGIDNHDGTPENIETELIIAKQRNGPVGVVKMAFIPHFTKFVPLAYNS
- the rplI gene encoding 50S ribosomal protein L9, yielding MKIILNQDMSSLGEEGDVKVVADGYARNYLIPKKLAVQYNKANLNMFEQKKVAIEKRKETKRKDAMGIKERLSNETLVIDMPAGEKGKLFGAVTAATIVDELNKIGLVIEKKKVEIAGNSIKLTGTYTVKVKLYGGESADLKVTVNGVQTEGSESRSSRKDDVKAEEAVVAEEAVATEVNESEAVEDSSAEETDN
- the ssb gene encoding single-stranded DNA-binding protein, yielding MASDINRVVLVGRLTRDAELKYTSGGMAIADISLASNRSRKQGDQWVDEANFFDISLFGRRAEALAQYLSKGTQIAVEGQLRQDRWEQDGVKRSKVTIAASDIQLLGSRNDRGQMGENSYQNNNKGAAPSRNSQSFESYSKPEKSSGGQSDRFEDDIPF
- a CDS encoding PIG-L deacetylase family protein; the protein is MTEFKKNILVVQAHPDDAEAWCAGTLALLKEAGFKISIVTMTAGGLGGMNGDEEETTRIRKEEAHNAAALLEADYYCLDQRDGFVFDNAEVRIRLVDIIRKTEAGIVITHLLNDYHTDHRATGTICDAAAMISSLPNVPSKEKPLPITPLLYHSAPMSLSDPLGFPIAAPHFYVDISSTIDKKLEMLGCHESQKLLMKHMHKIDDFFGEMRKFSRELGEKSGVEYAECFWQHLGGGFQKDPFIQETLKDYIRMENRK